One region of Triticum aestivum cultivar Chinese Spring chromosome 6B, IWGSC CS RefSeq v2.1, whole genome shotgun sequence genomic DNA includes:
- the LOC123133361 gene encoding uncharacterized protein produces MSRADLQLTLQGLEAHLKIASKMNGFNLGTWPDIDVTRWTIKEYIQDRIQSDGSSCGLFMLQFIEYWTGHKLSHPVTQEDVKPFRQKVAIILHESDLNDIKGTPEYHNPADDIIDTDGVEILDPPPAMVVLRMPLNKNELLCKLRGHIMSIHNADSREKEWIRSSKPYPLSISLRQLQDLLKNTRAIDVDSFNMVVRVNATDDIQWAKDTPYHYMDLRFSMILNDSTQDPKLRLPFDAQRYIIAKLFHCWPDMCFDVSVCKLILLPFCTTGRFILFLFDLLDRTITILDPLPLSDAWKKNPSQKDIFKIQCISFHLNIALQDAIPGWNDDVFRWRRIIPIGVPKNPNSNMSGFLVLKIMRTWHDHEHGLPVVPDDYDLRNQVLVHLLSYKDNECVENIPQVVRDLVKRIGINFF; encoded by the exons ATGAGCCGAGCTGATCTACAACTTACG CTTCAGGGGCTTGAGGCGCATCTAAAGATTGCTTCTAAGATGAATGGGTTTAACCTAGGTACTTGGCCAGATATTGATGTAACTAGATGGACTATAAAAGAGTATATTCAAGATCGAATTCAATCTGATGG ATCATCTTGCGGCTTGTTCATGCTACAATTCATTGAATACTGGACAGGACACAAACTGTCACATCCTGTTACACAG GAAGATGTCAAACCCTTCAGGCAAAAAGTAGCAATCATTCTCCATGAATCAGATCTGAACGATATAAAAGGAACTCCTGAGTACCATAATCCAGCAGACGATATAATAGATACTGACGGTGTTGAAATATTGGACCCGCCACCTGCCATGGTTGTTCTGAGAATGCCACTTAATAAAAATGAGCTACTTTGCAAACTTCGAGGTCATATCATGTCCATTCATAATGCAGATTCCCGAGA GAAAGAATGGATCCGTAGCTCCAAGCCCTACCCACTAAGTATAAGTCTTAGACAACTACAAGACTTACTAAAGAATACACGGGCTATTGATGTCGACAGTTTTAACATGGTTGTTCGAGTAAATGCTACAGACGACATTCAATGGGCTAAAGACACTCCATATCACTATATGGATCTCAGATTTTCT ATGATACTAAATGACTCTACACAAGATCCAAAACTCCGTTTACCATTTGATGCCCAACGCTACATTATTGCAAAACTATTTCATTGTTGGCCTGATATGTGCTTTGACGTCTCGGTGTGCAAGTTG ATTTTGTTGCCGTTTTGTACAACCGGTCGCTTCATCCTCTTCCTGTTCGACCTATTGGATAGAACAATCACTATACTCGACCCTCTTCCCCTATCGGATGCATGGAAAAAGAATCCTTCACAGAAGGACATATTTAAGATTCAATGTATTTCATTCCATCTAAACATAGCATTACAAGATGCAATTCCTGGCTGGAATGATGATGTTTTTAGATGGCGTCGCATCATACCAATTGGAGTTCCAAAAAACCCAAACAG CAATATGTCTGGGTTTTTAGTTTTAAAGATTATGCGCACgtggcatgatcatgaacatggaTTACCAGTTGTCCCG GACGATTATGACCTACGGAATCAGGTGTTGGTACACTTGCTGTCGTACAAGGACAATGAATGCGTAGAAAATATTCCACAAGTCGTGCGTGATTTGGTGAAGAGAATTGGGATAAACTTTTTTTAG